Proteins encoded by one window of Lycium barbarum isolate Lr01 chromosome 11, ASM1917538v2, whole genome shotgun sequence:
- the LOC132617476 gene encoding uncharacterized protein LOC132617476, producing the protein MTESDANTTNQQETVTSTTVDASNPFYLHPSDSPGMQLVNTLFDGKNYAGWSRGIVTALSAKNKQGLIDGTFVQPGPSSDQYKLWSRCNDMVISWILNSLSKEIVKFVLYSKTAKEIWKELSTKFGQCNGAQLYQLQKELSDVVQDPVTLLDISQR; encoded by the coding sequence ATGACTGAAAGTGATGCTAACACCACCAATCAACAAGAAACTGTAACAAGCACAACAGTTGATGCTTCAAACCCCTTTTATCTTCATCCCTCTGATTCTCCTGGTATGCAGTTGGTAAACACTCTTTTTGATGGAAAAAATTATGCGGGTTGGAGCAGGGGAATAGTGACTGCATTATCAGCCAAAAACAAACAGGGTTTGATTGATGGAACTTTTGTTCAACCTGGACCCTCTTCTGATCAGTACAAGCTTTGGTCAAGATGCAATGACATGGTTATCTCTTGGATTCTCAACTCACTTTCCAAAGAAATTGTTAAATTTGTCTTGTATTCAAAGACTGCAAAAGAGATCTGGAAGGAATTATCAACCAAGTTTGGTCAATGCAATGGAGCACAATTATATCAGCTTCAAAAGGAACTAAGTGATGTTGTGCAGGATCCAGTGACATTATTGGACATTTCACAAAGGTAA